A single region of the Vibrio cyclitrophicus genome encodes:
- a CDS encoding TetR/AcrR family transcriptional regulator, producing MDKKQQAIQAAIELFATQGFEKTSIAQVCETAKVSKGLVFHHFKNKDDLLRQVFVRMAEIISEVGENSDLSSEGMSAKERLINLIEHIFLSMADPQQKLFYQLDYQVKCQPSTRLILKDLLDERYQLMVHSFEVILCDAPNANSIVDSHMLIADIDGIALNYLFSDGDYPLEQIKERFIAKYLLLLDL from the coding sequence ATGGACAAGAAGCAGCAAGCAATCCAAGCCGCGATCGAATTATTCGCGACACAAGGCTTTGAAAAAACGTCTATCGCACAAGTATGTGAAACGGCGAAAGTATCGAAGGGTTTAGTTTTTCATCATTTCAAAAACAAAGATGACCTACTAAGACAAGTGTTTGTTCGCATGGCAGAGATCATTAGCGAAGTCGGTGAAAACTCCGATTTATCGAGTGAAGGAATGTCAGCAAAAGAGAGGTTAATTAACCTTATCGAGCACATCTTTTTGTCTATGGCGGATCCGCAACAAAAGCTGTTTTACCAACTTGATTACCAAGTGAAATGCCAGCCCTCAACAAGGCTAATATTGAAAGATTTGTTAGACGAACGCTACCAACTGATGGTGCACTCTTTCGAAGTCATTCTGTGTGACGCTCCCAATGCCAACAGCATTGTCGATAGCCACATGTTAATCGCCGATATCGATGGTATCGCACTCAATTACTTGTTCTCGGATGGTGATTACCCGTTAGAACAAATTAAAGAACGCTTCATAGCTAAGTACTTACTGCTGCTGGATTTATAA
- a CDS encoding manganese-dependent inorganic pyrophosphatase, protein MKLTPVVAAVIMSFSSASFAFSLQQSANENSEDLVWTGHLSPDSDTVMSAMLAAHIYGGTATVPEPINPESTFILNYCNAESPRVETDYSSYRVGLVDFNQVTQLAPTIDQSSIVAVVDHHAIGGSPINTPQIVEMDIRGWGSAATILADNAEKLDVTLPKHLACVGLGAILSDTVVFQSATTTEHDREYAEKLAKVAGISDIEDFGQQMLIAKSDLSHLSSETILTLDYKNFKYGGKQVGIGVAETLTAQQLIDRKDELLAAMKSYKEKNGLDHLFFSITDTKNKEANLLWVDESDYQVIKSAFNAEPTSDMLTLEGVTSRKRQIGPAVQKAIEGL, encoded by the coding sequence GTGAAGCTAACACCTGTCGTTGCTGCCGTAATTATGTCTTTCAGTTCAGCAAGTTTTGCTTTTAGCTTGCAACAATCTGCCAATGAAAACAGTGAAGACCTCGTATGGACGGGGCACCTTAGCCCAGACAGCGACACGGTAATGTCTGCAATGCTCGCGGCTCATATTTATGGTGGTACGGCGACAGTGCCTGAGCCAATCAATCCTGAATCAACGTTTATCTTGAACTACTGTAATGCAGAATCTCCACGTGTAGAGACAGATTACTCTTCATACCGAGTGGGGCTGGTGGATTTCAACCAAGTGACTCAACTAGCGCCAACCATCGATCAATCATCTATTGTGGCTGTGGTCGATCACCACGCGATTGGTGGCTCACCGATTAACACACCACAGATTGTCGAGATGGATATTCGAGGTTGGGGTTCAGCTGCCACTATTCTGGCTGATAACGCTGAAAAGCTTGATGTGACCTTACCTAAGCACCTTGCTTGTGTTGGTTTGGGTGCGATTCTTTCTGACACTGTGGTATTCCAATCTGCAACGACGACTGAGCACGATCGTGAGTACGCAGAGAAGCTGGCGAAGGTTGCAGGCATTTCAGATATCGAAGATTTCGGTCAGCAAATGTTGATTGCTAAATCAGATCTTAGCCATCTTTCTTCTGAAACCATTCTGACGCTGGATTACAAAAACTTTAAGTACGGTGGCAAACAGGTGGGCATCGGCGTTGCTGAAACGCTAACCGCTCAACAACTGATTGACCGTAAAGACGAGCTTTTGGCTGCGATGAAGTCTTATAAAGAAAAGAACGGCTTAGATCATCTGTTCTTCTCAATCACAGACACTAAGAACAAAGAAGCGAACCTATTGTGGGTGGATGAAAGTGACTATCAAGTGATTAAATCGGCTTTCAACGCTGAACCAACTAGCGATATGTTAACTCTGGAAGGCGTCACTTCTCGTAAGCGTCAGATTGGCCCAGCAGTTCAGAAGGCAATTGAGGGCTTGTAA
- a CDS encoding LysR family transcriptional regulator, giving the protein MKDNQMHNLDFNSIKVLKVLGEELNTQKAADRLFLSQSAVSKAVKRLRVQFDDELFIRTHRGMMPTEKCARLLSKLPSVMRNLQELYSHKDEFISETYRGQIKIHLNGTLARPLIRTLFMRLHQLAPKATITLESWSTTTERQILAGDVHIGINYTPIDVSHNIAQIETNAPEVRLCCHKDSPLAKKDKVSLEDVAQYPLVVVRMPDYVRKDNRIVSYYQERGFEPRVLLRSDKLDICLDTVRKIHSVMAVCEITRQGLFEELTLLNINHWEGIVHNKIGCFVNQKFKDTPFSQWLINVIQAEIEALY; this is encoded by the coding sequence ATGAAAGACAATCAAATGCATAACCTTGATTTTAATTCTATCAAGGTGCTCAAAGTACTCGGAGAAGAGCTCAATACACAAAAGGCAGCTGATCGTTTGTTCTTAAGTCAATCAGCCGTGAGCAAAGCAGTAAAGCGACTTAGAGTGCAATTCGATGACGAGCTGTTCATCCGAACACATCGCGGTATGATGCCAACCGAAAAGTGCGCCCGCTTGTTATCGAAGCTCCCCTCTGTCATGCGCAACTTGCAAGAGCTGTATAGCCACAAAGATGAGTTTATATCTGAAACCTATCGGGGACAGATAAAAATTCACCTTAATGGAACACTCGCTCGACCCTTAATTAGAACCCTTTTCATGAGGTTGCATCAGCTAGCGCCAAAAGCCACCATCACGCTTGAAAGTTGGTCAACGACAACTGAGAGGCAAATCTTAGCAGGGGATGTTCATATTGGGATCAACTACACTCCTATCGATGTGTCCCACAATATCGCGCAAATAGAAACCAATGCTCCCGAGGTGCGATTGTGTTGTCACAAAGACAGTCCGCTCGCTAAAAAAGATAAAGTGTCGCTCGAAGATGTCGCACAGTATCCTCTCGTTGTTGTGCGTATGCCGGACTATGTGCGAAAGGACAACCGAATCGTGTCTTACTATCAAGAACGTGGCTTTGAGCCTCGTGTTCTATTGAGGAGCGATAAATTGGATATCTGTTTAGATACTGTCAGAAAAATACACTCTGTCATGGCAGTGTGTGAGATCACGAGACAAGGGCTTTTTGAAGAGTTAACTCTTCTCAACATTAACCATTGGGAAGGGATAGTTCACAACAAAATTGGTTGCTTTGTGAATCAAAAGTTTAAGGATACCCCATTCTCACAGTGGCTCATTAACGTTATTCAAGCAGAGATCGAAGCTCTCTACTAA
- a CDS encoding DUF1214 domain-containing protein — protein MNKLTLSPITLATTLALSLGTNVAIANDAAPINVTVENFVEVEMDARIQRFFDAGGMNQGIIFSEPTPVNEQPVPRMNRDTLYGGIPVDTSKGFTISIPEHPENRYVSVYLLDNEHKTIDILKGSNTVHEFEGQADTRYIVAIPRIQLFDSNDQQDIQIARDILDGVEVTSDSAEPKPLANWDWQGMMELRAEYEKEMRDTITQYPNDWQGKRGEVDRYEGHNMAVATSWGLFPSSETVYIAQAPHLSTQECYTATYEVPENDAFWSITVYDNQGYMFSDHNNINGEVAAMNEDGTFTMHYGNTEVCGDIENRLDTTEGWNLLLRVYEPAENIIAGEYTMPEISLKQL, from the coding sequence ATGAACAAGCTAACTCTATCACCAATCACTTTAGCAACAACACTAGCACTTTCTTTAGGCACAAATGTCGCAATCGCAAACGACGCAGCGCCGATTAATGTCACCGTTGAGAACTTTGTCGAAGTTGAAATGGACGCTCGAATTCAGCGCTTTTTCGACGCTGGTGGCATGAACCAAGGCATTATCTTTTCTGAACCAACGCCAGTTAACGAACAGCCTGTACCTCGCATGAATCGCGACACGCTATATGGCGGTATTCCAGTAGATACATCGAAGGGCTTCACGATTTCAATTCCGGAGCACCCTGAAAACCGTTACGTATCGGTTTACCTACTGGATAACGAACACAAGACTATCGATATCCTAAAAGGCTCAAACACCGTTCATGAGTTTGAAGGACAAGCAGACACGCGTTACATCGTTGCGATTCCACGTATTCAGCTGTTCGACTCAAACGATCAGCAAGACATCCAAATTGCGCGTGACATTCTAGACGGAGTAGAAGTGACTTCGGACAGTGCAGAGCCGAAGCCTCTAGCAAACTGGGATTGGCAGGGAATGATGGAGCTGCGTGCCGAATATGAAAAAGAGATGAGAGATACCATCACTCAATACCCAAATGACTGGCAAGGTAAGCGTGGAGAAGTCGACCGATACGAAGGCCATAACATGGCAGTAGCGACTTCATGGGGACTCTTCCCAAGTTCAGAAACCGTGTATATCGCACAAGCGCCACACTTAAGCACGCAGGAGTGTTACACCGCGACTTATGAAGTGCCTGAGAACGATGCTTTCTGGTCTATCACTGTCTATGACAACCAAGGTTACATGTTCTCTGACCATAACAACATCAACGGTGAAGTCGCAGCGATGAATGAAGACGGCACGTTCACTATGCATTACGGCAACACAGAAGTGTGTGGTGATATTGAAAACCGCCTAGATACTACAGAAGGCTGGAACTTGTTATTGCGAGTGTATGAGCCTGCTGAAAACATCATTGCTGGTGAATACACAATGCCAGAGATCTCTCTGAAGCAACTTTAA
- a CDS encoding purine permease, which translates to MEQNSELIYGLDDRPSVKAASYAALQHVLASFVGIITPTLIIGGVLGLGEHIPYLISMALMVSGVGTFIQARKIGPVGAGMICVQGTSFAFLGSVLGAGFLVKANGGGPDEMLATIFGVCFFGAFVEIVLSRFIEKLKVVITPVVTGIVITTIGISLIKVGVTDIAGGVGAEDFGSGSNLMLGVIVLGTIVALNLSNNNMVRLSSILVGLIVGWGVAILMGKASMVSFASQPLLSIPVPFKYGFAFDWQAFLPIAFIYLITVIETTGDLTANSMFSGQPIKGQKYINRLKAGVLGDGVNSLIAAVFNTFPNTTFSQNNGVIHFTGIASRYIGYFIAAILFLLGLFPILGAVLMTIPKPVLGGATLVMFGTVAAAGIKIIANEKLDRRRIMTIAISLGLGLGVMLVPDLLKEAPKLAQSIFGSPVTMSGIAALVITGLMSLVPETKAKPMTNTVQTSKA; encoded by the coding sequence ATGGAACAGAACAGTGAATTGATCTACGGATTAGACGATCGACCATCAGTTAAAGCAGCCAGTTACGCGGCACTGCAGCATGTATTAGCCAGCTTCGTTGGTATCATCACACCCACGCTCATTATTGGCGGTGTCCTTGGATTGGGAGAGCACATTCCTTATTTGATCAGCATGGCATTGATGGTGTCTGGAGTCGGCACCTTTATCCAAGCACGAAAAATTGGGCCAGTTGGCGCAGGGATGATCTGCGTCCAAGGAACCAGCTTTGCGTTCTTAGGCTCAGTGTTAGGTGCAGGCTTTCTGGTTAAAGCGAATGGAGGCGGGCCGGATGAAATGCTCGCCACCATTTTCGGCGTTTGCTTCTTTGGTGCATTTGTTGAAATCGTCCTCTCGCGCTTTATCGAAAAACTCAAAGTCGTTATCACGCCCGTTGTGACCGGAATCGTTATCACGACGATAGGTATCTCTTTGATTAAAGTCGGTGTCACTGATATTGCGGGTGGCGTTGGCGCAGAAGATTTTGGCTCTGGAAGCAACTTGATGCTGGGTGTAATAGTCCTCGGAACCATAGTCGCGCTTAACCTGAGTAACAATAATATGGTTAGGTTGTCGTCGATTTTAGTTGGGTTGATTGTTGGCTGGGGTGTTGCCATTTTGATGGGTAAAGCGTCTATGGTTTCATTTGCATCTCAACCGTTATTGAGTATTCCTGTCCCATTTAAATATGGCTTTGCTTTTGATTGGCAAGCCTTCTTGCCTATCGCTTTTATTTACTTGATCACGGTTATTGAAACGACGGGTGATCTGACCGCCAATAGCATGTTCTCAGGCCAGCCAATTAAGGGGCAAAAATACATCAATCGACTCAAGGCTGGCGTGCTAGGTGACGGCGTGAACTCGCTTATCGCGGCAGTATTCAATACTTTTCCAAATACCACTTTCAGCCAGAACAACGGTGTGATTCATTTTACCGGAATCGCGAGTCGCTACATCGGTTATTTCATTGCCGCTATTCTTTTTCTATTGGGACTATTTCCTATCTTAGGCGCTGTATTAATGACGATTCCAAAGCCAGTATTGGGCGGGGCGACATTGGTGATGTTCGGTACGGTTGCCGCTGCGGGCATCAAAATTATTGCTAATGAAAAGCTGGATCGCCGCAGAATCATGACGATTGCCATCTCACTAGGTTTAGGGCTTGGAGTAATGTTGGTACCGGATTTATTGAAAGAAGCGCCCAAGTTAGCACAAAGCATATTTGGTTCACCTGTAACCATGTCGGGCATCGCTGCTCTTGTGATTACGGGGTTGATGTCTTTGGTGCCTGAAACTAAAGCCAAACCGATGACGAACACAGTACAAACCAGTAAAGCGTAG
- a CDS encoding septal ring lytic transglycosylase RlpA family protein, with translation MQRLAHPNHMKKSHIIFTALILMILAGCTSTSAVGSSKTKDYAKSHALAGIASWYGDKFHGRLTASGETYNMNAYTAAHKTLPFGTIVRVTNTTNNKSVDVKINDRGPYVKGRVIDLSHKAFAKIGNVKQGTMPVKIEIVDDSNTFRYKH, from the coding sequence ATGCAGAGATTAGCGCACCCAAATCACATGAAAAAATCACATATTATCTTTACCGCTCTTATTCTTATGATATTAGCCGGATGCACCTCAACGTCGGCTGTCGGCAGTTCTAAAACAAAGGATTATGCCAAGTCACATGCTCTTGCTGGTATAGCTTCTTGGTATGGCGATAAGTTCCATGGGAGGCTCACTGCAAGCGGTGAGACGTATAATATGAACGCCTATACGGCAGCGCATAAAACCTTGCCCTTCGGGACTATCGTGAGAGTGACCAATACTACTAATAACAAGTCTGTTGATGTGAAAATTAACGACCGAGGCCCTTATGTAAAAGGCCGAGTTATCGACCTTTCTCATAAGGCTTTTGCAAAAATAGGCAACGTTAAACAAGGCACGATGCCTGTCAAAATCGAGATTGTTGATGACAGCAATACCTTTAGGTACAAACACTAA
- a CDS encoding LysR family transcriptional regulator → MEDGLMYRLDFNSLKALKVLGEEKNTKRTAERLGIGQPAISKTLKKLRQQFDAPLFTLKHNRLEPTPKCEAILGQLPSVLRELEELFKDELSFNPLAYSGDVRIHINPVLNHPLSSILIEKLSVLAPNSTLIVEDWAASTQELLRQNQVDIGVSFFPISQSDGLFQEVMCSPHFKLCCRKGHPLFNKHPITLEDIAATSLVLSTMPGITNNENYIETYLRRRGYIANVMLRTDRMDMCSEILQSTDGVMPVSEIVSPLMQEENLALLDVSHLNDVEHYPIAYTVANRVRESAYSQWLIEITQKSIDEIMALCGNPNDQYVYPTLTVEQINEASR, encoded by the coding sequence ATGGAAGATGGCCTAATGTACCGGTTGGACTTCAATAGTTTGAAAGCGCTGAAAGTCCTCGGAGAAGAGAAAAACACCAAGAGAACCGCAGAGCGTCTAGGCATTGGCCAACCAGCTATCAGCAAAACGCTGAAAAAACTTCGGCAACAGTTCGACGCCCCACTTTTCACACTGAAACATAACCGTTTAGAACCTACGCCTAAATGTGAAGCCATATTGGGACAGTTACCGAGTGTGCTCCGTGAGCTTGAAGAGCTATTTAAGGATGAGCTGAGTTTTAACCCATTAGCCTATTCTGGCGACGTCCGTATTCACATCAACCCGGTACTGAATCACCCACTGTCCAGCATTTTGATAGAGAAATTGAGTGTGCTCGCACCCAACTCGACCTTAATTGTCGAAGACTGGGCCGCATCAACCCAAGAACTATTACGTCAAAACCAAGTCGATATTGGTGTCAGCTTTTTCCCGATCAGCCAGTCTGATGGTCTCTTCCAAGAGGTCATGTGTTCTCCTCATTTCAAGCTGTGTTGTCGAAAGGGGCATCCACTTTTCAATAAACACCCGATCACTTTAGAAGATATTGCAGCAACTTCCCTCGTGCTCTCGACCATGCCAGGCATCACTAACAATGAAAACTACATAGAAACTTATCTCAGACGAAGGGGCTATATCGCCAATGTCATGCTGCGAACGGATAGGATGGATATGTGTTCAGAGATCTTGCAGTCAACCGATGGAGTTATGCCAGTCAGCGAGATAGTTAGCCCTCTGATGCAGGAAGAGAACCTGGCTCTGCTCGATGTGAGCCATCTTAATGATGTAGAGCATTACCCTATTGCTTATACGGTCGCAAACCGAGTTAGAGAGAGTGCCTACTCTCAGTGGCTGATCGAAATTACCCAAAAAAGCATTGATGAGATCATGGCGCTTTGTGGCAACCCAAATGACCAATATGTTTATCCGACTCTGACCGTTGAACAAATCAATGAGGCGAGCCGATGA
- a CDS encoding GNAT family N-acetyltransferase, with product MKTPYEIQYQAFASAGGLYDERHAKLYASFADDLIADGSFSIVHEGVAHACYTPITIDAAPHLKCYVLAPLAVLPEYQGKGYATRLMEEAEKQLDADVIFVMGEPFHYGNRYNTPHNVLPPVKTLAPLECWFAKALTPGALDDVGESTSSLTGPYASELMWGHPSEQV from the coding sequence ATGAAAACCCCTTATGAAATTCAATACCAAGCTTTCGCCTCTGCAGGCGGGCTTTACGACGAACGTCATGCAAAACTGTACGCAAGCTTTGCTGACGATCTTATTGCCGACGGCAGCTTTTCTATCGTGCATGAAGGCGTAGCACACGCATGCTATACCCCAATCACAATAGACGCAGCGCCACACCTGAAGTGTTATGTGCTTGCCCCTTTAGCTGTGTTGCCAGAATACCAAGGCAAAGGCTACGCGACTCGATTGATGGAAGAAGCCGAGAAACAACTCGATGCTGACGTTATCTTCGTGATGGGCGAACCGTTCCACTACGGCAACCGCTACAACACGCCACACAACGTGCTTCCACCAGTAAAAACACTTGCACCACTTGAGTGCTGGTTCGCTAAAGCGCTGACCCCTGGCGCACTAGACGACGTGGGTGAATCTACATCAAGCCTTACCGGCCCTTACGCAAGCGAGCTAATGTGGGGACATCCAAGCGAGCAGGTTTAA